The following coding sequences are from one Nicotiana tomentosiformis chromosome 3, ASM39032v3, whole genome shotgun sequence window:
- the LOC104085057 gene encoding NAC domain-containing protein 87-like, with protein MGTCMQVINEEADLHRDDILDQLPPGFRFHPTDEEIITCYLREKVMDKRFTAIAVAEVDLNKSEPWDLPAKAKMGEKEWYFFWQRDRKYPTGMRTNRATESGYWKATGKDKEIYKSKGCLVGMKKTLVFYKGRAPKGEKTNWVMHEYRLQGNLSYNCLHKAAMDEWVICRVFHKKIGVGRGPLFVEDLLDSPSSLPCLIEIPKDELNIRAATTTSTFDEIHSLAYFSTGNYAYKQQQLLREDEKSYGLFVPTHYIFTGIDDYQHNNQLASSSNSSYSSFNHDQSLPPNSKISEYSKNGTRQQLSLNNKSMISLSQDTGLSSVIPKQGFDSGNHFEDAEDQDLSVNRCSTIPADLDSIWNY; from the exons ATGGGTACTTGTATGCAGGTTATTAATGAAGAAGCTGATCTGCATCGTGATGACATATTAGACCAGCTTCCTCCTGGTTTTAGGTTTCATCCGACTGATGAAGAAATTATCACTTGCTACCTTAGAGAGAAAGTTATGGACAAGAGATTTACAGCTATAGCTGTTGCAGAAGTTGATTTGAATAAGTCCGAACCTTGGGATTTACCTG CTAAGGCAAAAATGGGAGAAAAAGAATGGTATTTCTTTTGGCAAAGAGATAGGAAGTATCCAACAGGAATGAGAACAAATCGTGCAACAGAATCAGGTTATTGGAAAGCTACTGGGAAAGATAAGGAAATTTACAAGAGCAAAGGTTGTCTTGTTGGAATGAAAAAAACTCTTGTCTTCTACAAAGGAAGAGCTCCTAAAGGAGAGAAGACCAATTGGGTCATGCATGAATATAGACTTCAAGGAAATCTTTCTTACAACTGTCTTCACAAGGCAGCTATG GACGAATGGGTTATTTGTAGAGTTTTCCACAAGAAGATAGGAGTAGGAAGAGGTCCACTATTTGTGGAAGATCTCTTAGATAGTCCCTCTTCACTGCCTTGTTTAATAGAAATCCCAAAAGATGAACTCAACATAAGAGCCGCTACTACTACATCGACATTTGATGAAATTCACTCTTTAGCCTACTTTTCCACTGGCAATTATGCCTACAAGCAGCAGCAGCTATTACGAGAGGATGAGAAGAGCTACGGATTATTTGTACCCACACATTATATCTTCACTGGCATTGATGATTATCAGCACAACAATCAGCTTGCCAGTTCCAGTAACTCATCGTACTCCAGTTTCAACCATGATCAATCACTTCCTCCGAATTCAAAAATTTCTGAATATTCCAAGAATGGTACAAGGCAGCAGCTCTCGTTGAACAATAAATCTATGATTAGTCTTTCACAGGATACTGGACTTTCTTCAGTGATTCCAAAGCAAGGATTTGATAGTGGCAATCACTTTGAAGATGCTGAGGATCAGGATCTTTCTGTTAACCGGTGTAGCACTATACCTGCAGATCTTGATTCCATATGGAATTATTAG